A portion of the Gemmatimonadota bacterium genome contains these proteins:
- a CDS encoding aminotransferase class III-fold pyridoxal phosphate-dependent enzyme, which produces MGTTATTAATAAATSAAATTHFARELLQRYTARTPRSADLYARAVEAFPGGDTRTGTFFLPYPTFMSHGAGARMWDVDGNAYVDFLGNFTSLIHGHAHPHITAAIATQAAQGTAFPFPGEAALRLAEEIRRRVPSMERVRFCNSGTEAVIGAIRAARAFTGRAKVLKMEGGYHGSADVAQVSVSPGMDAPPYPEGRAQGPGVPDGVVGDVLVAPYNDLETAQRLVRAHAGDLAAVIVEPHLTAAGVIPADRDFLTGLRAVTAECGVLLIFDEIITLRLARGGAQAMYGITPDLTTVAKIIGGGLPVGGFGGRADVMATFDPRARGTVGHSGTFNGNAVTMAAGLAALELLTDEALDHINALGSHLRDGLQRAFDAAGVAVCVTGSGSLGHVHFRHGPVRDYRDAAAGSAEHARLLHLALLERGFACAARGMFVTSTVMTVAEVDALVEAVGDVAREMGAGG; this is translated from the coding sequence ATGGGAACGACGGCTACCACTGCCGCCACTGCTGCCGCGACGTCCGCTGCGGCTACGACGCACTTCGCACGCGAGCTGCTGCAGCGCTACACGGCACGCACGCCGCGATCGGCTGACCTGTACGCGCGCGCCGTGGAGGCCTTTCCCGGGGGCGACACGCGCACCGGGACCTTCTTCCTCCCCTACCCGACCTTCATGTCGCACGGCGCCGGCGCGCGCATGTGGGACGTGGACGGCAACGCGTACGTCGACTTCCTCGGCAACTTCACCTCGCTCATCCACGGGCACGCGCACCCGCACATCACCGCGGCGATCGCAACGCAGGCCGCGCAGGGGACGGCCTTCCCGTTTCCGGGGGAAGCCGCATTGCGGCTGGCGGAGGAGATCCGCCGACGGGTTCCGTCGATGGAGCGCGTGCGCTTCTGCAACTCGGGGACGGAGGCGGTGATCGGGGCCATTCGCGCGGCGCGCGCCTTCACGGGGCGCGCCAAGGTGCTCAAGATGGAAGGCGGCTACCACGGCTCGGCCGACGTGGCCCAGGTGAGCGTGTCGCCGGGGATGGATGCGCCCCCCTATCCCGAGGGGCGCGCGCAGGGGCCGGGGGTCCCCGACGGCGTGGTGGGCGACGTGCTGGTCGCCCCGTACAACGACCTCGAGACGGCGCAGCGCCTGGTGCGCGCGCACGCCGGTGACCTCGCCGCGGTGATCGTCGAGCCGCACCTCACGGCGGCAGGAGTGATTCCCGCCGACCGCGACTTCCTGACCGGGCTGCGCGCGGTGACGGCCGAGTGTGGCGTCCTGCTGATCTTCGACGAGATCATCACGTTGCGCCTGGCGCGCGGCGGGGCGCAGGCGATGTACGGCATCACCCCCGACCTGACGACGGTGGCCAAGATCATCGGCGGCGGACTCCCGGTGGGGGGCTTTGGCGGGCGTGCCGACGTGATGGCCACGTTCGATCCGCGCGCGCGTGGCACGGTGGGGCACTCGGGGACGTTCAACGGCAACGCGGTGACGATGGCGGCGGGGCTGGCCGCGCTGGAGCTGCTGACTGACGAGGCGCTCGATCACATCAACGCGTTAGGCAGCCACCTGCGCGACGGCCTGCAGCGTGCCTTCGACGCCGCCGGCGTGGCCGTGTGCGTGACGGGGAGTGGGTCGCTCGGGCACGTGCACTTTCGGCACGGGCCGGTGCGCGACTACCGCGACGCGGCCGCCGGGAGCGCGGAGCACGCCCGGCTGTTGCACCTGGCGCTGCTCGAGCGCGGCTTTGCCTGCGCCGCGCGCGGGATGTTCGTCACGTCGACGGTGATGACCGTCGCGGAGGTGGACGCTCTGGTGGAGGCCGTCGGCGACGTGGCGCGGGAGATGGGCGCGGGCGGGTGA
- a CDS encoding protein kinase, giving the protein MLTQSPPMPPAPDASGSAPTHRDGAPDVDSSPYHPTTERPPHLHDWQLPKEWQWGAHGVFIGQHRHTQQVIDPLGRTLSLVTAPDPAHRDWLTAEARALGNRRHRAIPTTYVYWPRNDLMLRGPGYVRHWIDGWSLATQLRTQGPDTVETSMTRLRSLGSCLVMLHENGETHGALNCEGAWMTRAGEHYLLGWQWALPPAALPPGKQPTLQWVVPAPEWLPAIAARGRWWVPTPATDQFQLGALIVASITGRKWGPDGEEALGALEAHVDVPRSVRDVLRRATATDPDTRFPSVAALLQTLDRAIGGESSLAGLGVRPVTPAHETDPATAAAQQEARLRAATGLDYELMERLGHGASGAVWKARDLALNREVALKALHPEIAQDPRAVSRLRREARLVASLAHPRIVPVLEFAERSGVAYFTMPLTPGGSLADLVATRGPLPLSEVGPELEALLDGVSSAHAAGVVHRDLKPENILLDRSGRCCLADFGIASAPGESGAAGTLAFAAPEQLRGVPQDEGVDRYAIAAVAFFALTGHLPFIAHDPELQLWRQQQGIDWNASWASRVPPPARAWISRALAFNAADRFPTTVALQEAWIETWRSALASEHTSAGEEGRGKDARKGLRDLLKASRKLLPSL; this is encoded by the coding sequence ATGCTCACACAGTCGCCCCCGATGCCCCCCGCCCCCGACGCCTCCGGCTCCGCCCCGACCCATCGGGACGGCGCCCCGGACGTCGACAGCTCGCCCTACCACCCCACCACCGAGCGCCCGCCGCACCTGCACGACTGGCAGCTCCCCAAGGAGTGGCAATGGGGGGCCCATGGGGTCTTCATCGGGCAGCACCGACACACGCAGCAGGTCATCGATCCGCTCGGCCGTACCCTCTCGCTGGTCACCGCCCCCGATCCGGCGCACCGTGACTGGCTCACCGCCGAGGCGCGCGCCCTGGGCAACCGGCGCCACCGGGCGATTCCGACGACCTATGTCTACTGGCCCCGCAACGACCTGATGCTGCGCGGACCGGGCTACGTGCGGCACTGGATCGACGGCTGGTCGCTGGCGACGCAGCTCCGCACGCAGGGACCGGACACGGTCGAGACGTCGATGACGCGCCTGCGTAGCCTGGGCTCGTGCCTGGTGATGCTGCACGAGAACGGGGAGACGCACGGCGCGCTCAACTGCGAAGGGGCGTGGATGACGCGCGCCGGCGAGCACTACTTGCTGGGATGGCAGTGGGCGCTCCCGCCAGCTGCACTCCCCCCGGGCAAGCAGCCGACGCTGCAGTGGGTGGTCCCTGCCCCGGAGTGGCTCCCGGCGATTGCGGCACGCGGGCGCTGGTGGGTGCCGACGCCAGCCACCGATCAGTTCCAGCTGGGGGCGCTGATCGTCGCCAGCATCACGGGGCGCAAGTGGGGTCCAGACGGCGAGGAAGCGTTAGGCGCCCTCGAGGCACACGTCGACGTGCCGCGCAGCGTGCGCGACGTGCTGCGCCGGGCCACGGCCACCGATCCCGACACACGCTTTCCGTCGGTTGCCGCGCTCCTGCAGACGCTCGATCGCGCCATCGGCGGCGAGTCGTCGCTCGCGGGGCTCGGCGTGCGGCCGGTGACGCCGGCACACGAGACCGACCCGGCCACGGCGGCGGCGCAGCAGGAGGCGCGACTGCGTGCGGCCACGGGGCTCGACTACGAACTCATGGAACGCCTGGGGCACGGCGCCTCGGGGGCGGTCTGGAAGGCGCGCGACCTGGCGCTCAACCGCGAGGTCGCCCTCAAGGCGCTGCATCCGGAAATCGCCCAGGACCCGCGCGCGGTCTCCCGCCTGCGCCGCGAAGCCCGACTCGTGGCATCGCTCGCCCACCCGCGCATCGTCCCGGTGCTGGAGTTCGCCGAGCGCTCGGGAGTGGCGTACTTCACGATGCCGCTGACCCCCGGCGGGTCGCTGGCCGACCTCGTCGCCACGCGCGGCCCGCTCCCGCTGTCCGAAGTTGGGCCGGAGCTCGAGGCGCTTCTCGATGGCGTGTCGTCGGCGCATGCGGCGGGAGTGGTGCACCGCGACCTCAAGCCGGAGAACATCCTCCTCGACCGCAGCGGGCGATGCTGCCTGGCCGACTTCGGCATCGCCTCCGCGCCTGGCGAGAGCGGGGCGGCGGGGACGCTGGCCTTCGCGGCGCCGGAGCAGCTGCGCGGGGTGCCGCAGGACGAAGGGGTGGATCGTTATGCGATCGCCGCGGTCGCCTTCTTCGCCCTCACGGGGCACCTGCCGTTCATCGCGCACGACCCGGAGTTGCAGCTGTGGCGCCAGCAGCAGGGGATCGACTGGAACGCCTCGTGGGCGTCGCGCGTCCCGCCACCGGCCCGCGCCTGGATCTCGCGCGCGCTCGCCTTCAACGCCGCCGACCGCTTCCCCACCACGGTGGCGCTGCAGGAAGCCTGGATCGAGACCTGGCGCTCGGCGCTCGCCAGCGAGCACACGTCGGCCGGTGAGGAAGGGCGCGGCAAGGACGCGCGCAAAGGGCTCCGTGACCTGCTGAAGGCGTCGAGGAAGCTGCTCCCCTCGCTGTAA
- a CDS encoding protein phosphatase 2C domain-containing protein — protein MTGAPRSVEAPDGAAPQEQVVGIASPTWGVIGACVGGALAKAGTKTMQDACAAAVGGPGELFLAVADGASSASMGGTGARVAVAAGIEALGDIVRFRQRTRGVPVTCAAEWRDDAHVIMRCVRSYVLRVARQHRARRDDLACTLTLVYANAFVVLVTQVGDGRCAVLWDDGVWEGVTQPQRGEHAGETQFITSRGWRRDAQLLESRMLLGRADAVALLTDGCERVAFECQSFDAAHGRYASTNVPHAPFLTPNVQTLQRLLDGGDAGAPMAAARIWASFLRDGAPELPALRDEPDDKTLLLAVRRTPAPGQ, from the coding sequence ATGACCGGCGCTCCCCGCAGCGTGGAGGCGCCGGACGGCGCGGCACCGCAGGAACAGGTGGTGGGGATCGCCTCCCCGACGTGGGGAGTGATCGGTGCCTGCGTCGGCGGGGCGCTGGCGAAGGCCGGAACGAAGACGATGCAGGATGCCTGCGCCGCGGCGGTGGGCGGACCGGGCGAGTTGTTCCTGGCGGTAGCCGACGGCGCCAGCTCGGCCTCCATGGGCGGAACCGGGGCGCGCGTGGCCGTCGCGGCGGGAATCGAGGCCCTCGGCGACATCGTGCGATTCAGGCAGCGCACCCGGGGGGTTCCGGTCACCTGCGCCGCGGAGTGGCGGGACGACGCCCATGTGATCATGCGCTGCGTGCGCTCGTACGTGCTGCGCGTGGCGCGACAGCATCGGGCCAGGCGCGACGACCTCGCCTGCACGCTCACGCTGGTGTACGCCAACGCCTTCGTCGTGCTCGTCACGCAGGTGGGGGATGGGCGCTGCGCGGTGCTGTGGGACGATGGCGTCTGGGAAGGGGTGACGCAGCCGCAGCGTGGGGAGCATGCCGGCGAGACGCAGTTCATCACCTCGCGCGGCTGGCGGCGCGACGCGCAGCTGCTGGAGTCACGCATGCTCCTCGGCCGCGCCGACGCGGTGGCGCTGCTCACCGACGGGTGCGAGCGCGTGGCGTTCGAGTGCCAATCGTTCGACGCCGCACATGGCCGCTACGCCAGCACGAACGTCCCGCACGCCCCCTTCCTCACCCCCAACGTGCAGACACTGCAACGGCTGCTCGACGGCGGCGACGCCGGGGCGCCGATGGCCGCGGCACGCATCTGGGCGAGCTTCCTGCGCGACGGCGCGCCGGAACTGCCCGCCCTGCGCGACGAGCCCGACGACAAGACGTTGCTGCTGGCGGTGCGACGGACGCCAGCACCGGGGCAGTAG